The Streptomyces sp. NBC_01775 genome includes a region encoding these proteins:
- a CDS encoding LLM class flavin-dependent oxidoreductase: protein MKIGLGLPIDDPALLLSWARRVDAGPFSTLGLLDRLVFGNPEPLVTLATLAGATSRVRVQTEVLIAPVHSTAMLAKQTATLDRMSDGRFTLGIGVGGREDDCLAAGIDMRRRGRRLDEQMTLLRRTWAGEPYGDGVGPIGPEPATPGGPEVLFGGFVPAAIERVGRFGDGFLGAALPPRLMDGLFRDVEAVWEKHDRTGRPRLVAQMNVALGPERTVERALHNVRDYYGFSGRADHVVDGLVTTPEGVREAVGAFFDIGADEVMLYCWSSDVDQVDRIADAVF from the coding sequence ATGAAGATCGGCCTTGGCCTTCCCATCGACGACCCCGCCCTGCTGCTGAGCTGGGCCCGGCGCGTCGACGCCGGCCCGTTCAGCACGCTCGGACTGCTCGACCGGCTCGTTTTCGGCAACCCCGAGCCCCTTGTCACCCTCGCGACCCTCGCCGGGGCCACGTCCCGTGTCCGTGTCCAGACGGAGGTGTTGATCGCGCCCGTTCACAGCACCGCGATGCTCGCGAAGCAGACGGCGACCCTCGACCGCATGTCGGACGGCCGTTTCACGCTGGGTATCGGCGTCGGCGGTCGCGAAGACGACTGCCTGGCCGCGGGCATCGACATGCGTCGCCGGGGCCGCCGCCTCGACGAGCAGATGACCCTGCTGCGCCGGACCTGGGCCGGCGAGCCCTACGGGGACGGCGTCGGGCCCATCGGTCCCGAGCCCGCGACCCCCGGCGGCCCGGAGGTGCTGTTCGGTGGCTTCGTCCCCGCCGCGATCGAGCGGGTCGGCCGGTTCGGCGACGGCTTCCTGGGGGCCGCGCTGCCGCCGCGGCTGATGGACGGTCTGTTCCGCGACGTCGAGGCGGTCTGGGAGAAGCACGACCGGACCGGCCGGCCGCGCCTGGTCGCCCAGATGAACGTCGCCCTCGGCCCGGAGCGCACCGTCGAGCGGGCCTTGCACAACGTCCGCGACTACTACGGCTTCAGCGGTCGTGCCGATCACGTGGTGGACGGTCTTGTCACCACGCCGGAGGGCGTCCGCGAGGCGGTCGGTGCCTTCTTCGACATCGGTGCCGACGAGGTCATGCTCTACTGCTGGTCCTCGGACGTCGACCAGGTCGACCGCATCGCCGACGCCGTGTTCTGA
- a CDS encoding DUF1963 domain-containing protein, which translates to MDHDGMPSALREVCAERLGADLAARCLTLARPGFALTEARPGQAAGHSRFGGLALLEPGTPWPSCEGFPLSLLAVLDTDALHPWLGGLVPVGTGLLNFFALDSDSELSDPAALELSVQAGYDDPRCGRVIAARADAAVETEPPARASDFTPTPWTATPGFVLPDTWDPAWDTLDPGPDVEGIGRAMLGMHVRNQLAEGPPPPGLLDAEGHLAFGRPLFPTGSSPVLPDDEDPNTYHHLLQLDSQNEWYIGGDGGCMHWSIPTEALRDGDFTRAIPTPDIF; encoded by the coding sequence ATGGATCACGACGGCATGCCCTCCGCCCTTCGTGAGGTCTGCGCCGAACGTCTCGGCGCGGACCTCGCGGCTCGGTGCCTCACCCTGGCCCGGCCCGGATTCGCGCTGACCGAGGCCCGACCCGGCCAGGCCGCCGGACACAGCCGGTTCGGCGGCCTGGCCCTGCTCGAACCGGGCACCCCGTGGCCGTCCTGCGAGGGGTTCCCGTTGAGCCTGCTCGCCGTACTCGACACGGACGCCTTGCACCCGTGGCTGGGCGGGCTCGTCCCCGTCGGCACGGGGCTGCTCAACTTCTTCGCGCTCGACAGCGATTCCGAGCTGTCCGACCCCGCCGCCCTCGAACTGTCGGTCCAGGCCGGCTACGACGACCCACGCTGCGGACGGGTGATCGCGGCGCGCGCCGACGCCGCGGTGGAGACCGAGCCGCCCGCCCGCGCGAGCGACTTCACGCCCACCCCGTGGACAGCCACGCCCGGGTTCGTCCTTCCCGACACCTGGGATCCGGCCTGGGACACCCTCGATCCGGGGCCCGACGTCGAGGGCATAGGCAGGGCCATGCTCGGGATGCACGTGAGGAACCAGCTCGCCGAGGGGCCGCCGCCACCGGGCCTGCTCGACGCGGAGGGCCACCTCGCCTTCGGACGGCCGCTGTTTCCGACGGGGTCCTCGCCGGTGCTGCCGGACGATGAGGACCCGAACACGTACCACCACCTGTTGCAGTTGGACTCTCAGAACGAGTGGTACATCGGCGGTGACGGCGGCTGCATGCACTGGTCGATCCCCACCGAGGCCCTGCGGGACGGTGACTTCACCCGGGCGATCCCGACCCCGGACATCTTCTGA
- a CDS encoding alpha/beta fold hydrolase, producing MYVHDHLGQPLTSARLSVNGTKLHYRTGGQGEPVVLLHGAPKTSYHWRDVVPLLTPHYTVVTPDLRGIGDSAPAADGFDTATLADDIAELMSGLGFTSYRVVGEDWGAAVAYQLAARHPDRVRQLVYQEAFLAGFGWEEVTHLGAERVAAGTWIYHVGFFFQPDIPEMLITGRERPFIDHWMSQEAHNVDALSSDFLDEYVRTYTMPGRLRAMLSIYRASLEDAELNRAAARTPLSVPVLAVGGRYAMGGDPARQMREVATDVREVVLEAGHHPAQETPHETAEAYLEFFTGDR from the coding sequence ATGTACGTGCACGACCACCTCGGACAGCCGCTGACCTCCGCACGGCTGTCCGTGAACGGCACCAAGCTCCACTACCGGACAGGGGGCCAGGGGGAGCCCGTCGTACTGCTCCACGGCGCGCCGAAGACCAGCTACCACTGGCGGGACGTCGTTCCGCTTCTGACGCCCCACTACACGGTGGTGACGCCGGACCTGCGCGGGATCGGCGATTCCGCACCGGCCGCCGACGGCTTCGACACGGCGACGCTCGCGGACGACATCGCCGAGCTGATGAGCGGGCTCGGCTTCACCTCCTACCGTGTCGTCGGGGAGGACTGGGGCGCCGCCGTCGCCTACCAGCTCGCGGCCCGACACCCGGACCGGGTGCGGCAGTTGGTCTACCAGGAGGCATTTCTGGCGGGCTTCGGCTGGGAGGAGGTGACCCACCTCGGCGCGGAGCGCGTGGCCGCCGGTACGTGGATCTACCACGTCGGCTTCTTCTTCCAGCCGGACATCCCCGAGATGCTGATCACTGGGCGCGAACGGCCGTTCATCGACCACTGGATGTCCCAGGAGGCGCACAACGTCGACGCGCTCTCCTCCGACTTCCTCGACGAATACGTCCGGACCTACACGATGCCCGGCCGCCTGCGGGCGATGCTGTCCATCTACCGCGCCTCGCTCGAGGACGCCGAGCTCAACCGCGCCGCCGCCCGCACCCCGCTGTCGGTGCCCGTCCTCGCGGTCGGCGGGAGGTACGCCATGGGCGGCGACCCGGCCCGGCAGATGCGTGAAGTCGCCACCGATGTGCGCGAGGTCGTGCTGGAGGCGGGGCATCATCCCGCCCAAGAGACCCCGCACGAGACGGCCGAGGCTTACCTGGAGTTCTTCACCGGCGACCGCTGA